A portion of the Chondrinema litorale genome contains these proteins:
- the tsaD gene encoding tRNA (adenosine(37)-N6)-threonylcarbamoyltransferase complex transferase subunit TsaD: MSVILAIESSCDETSAAVIVNGQMQSNIIASQSVHEEYGGVVPELASREHQKNIVPVVEKALRDAKVNKNALEAIAFTRGPGLLGALLVGTSFAKGLAMGLKIPLIEVNHMQAHILAHFIKEPAPQFPFLCLTVSGGHTQLVLVKKHLQMEVVGETGDDAVGEAFDKTAKLLGLPYPGGPLIDKYAQNGNPEAYSFPKVQAPGELNFSFSGIKTAILYFLRDNVKKNPDFIKENLADICASVQATLVNILMEQLTKAAQKYHVKEIGIAGGVSANSHLRKIIVETGEKMGWNVYIPDFEFCTDNAAMIAMTAHFMFKEKLFAEPDVSPMPRMKL, encoded by the coding sequence ATGAGTGTAATACTAGCTATAGAATCTTCCTGTGATGAAACTTCCGCAGCTGTAATTGTCAATGGTCAGATGCAAAGTAACATTATTGCGTCTCAGTCAGTTCACGAAGAATACGGTGGAGTAGTTCCAGAACTTGCATCGAGAGAGCACCAGAAAAATATCGTACCAGTAGTAGAAAAAGCACTAAGAGATGCAAAAGTAAATAAAAATGCACTAGAGGCAATTGCTTTTACAAGGGGCCCCGGATTATTGGGGGCTTTACTAGTAGGTACTTCATTTGCAAAAGGGCTTGCAATGGGATTAAAAATTCCTTTGATAGAAGTTAATCACATGCAGGCGCATATTTTGGCTCATTTTATAAAAGAACCAGCGCCACAATTTCCTTTTCTATGTTTAACCGTTAGTGGTGGACATACTCAATTAGTTTTGGTAAAAAAACACTTGCAGATGGAGGTTGTTGGAGAAACTGGGGATGATGCAGTTGGTGAAGCATTTGATAAAACAGCTAAGTTACTTGGCTTACCTTACCCTGGTGGACCTTTAATTGACAAATATGCTCAAAATGGAAATCCGGAAGCTTATAGTTTCCCAAAAGTTCAAGCACCTGGGGAGTTAAATTTTTCTTTCAGTGGGATTAAAACGGCTATCTTATATTTTCTAAGAGACAATGTAAAAAAGAATCCAGATTTTATAAAAGAGAATCTAGCTGATATTTGTGCAAGTGTTCAGGCGACATTGGTAAATATTTTAATGGAGCAGTTGACAAAGGCTGCTCAAAAGTATCATGTAAAAGAAATAGGTATTGCTGGTGGGGTTTCAGCCAATTCTCATTTAAGAAAAATAATTGTGGAAACTGGGGAAAAGATGGGGTGGAATGTCTACATTCCAGATTTTGAGTTTTGTACAGATAATGCAGCAATGATTGCAATGACAGCTCATTTTATGTTTAAAGAAAAACTTTTTGCAGAACCTGATGTAAGTCCTATGCCACGAATGAAGTTATAA
- a CDS encoding translocation/assembly module TamB domain-containing protein codes for MNWLLRTVSSTLFAVLVLLMGIIMFVQYPFIQTVITEKAANYLSQNTGYKTSIELVNIDWFDVIRLENVYVKDSSDNEMIYLNELVIDYQFKNVLQGGDIYLDQVILRRGRVNLLREETLNMTGFINAIQNMARSKEQKKKKKKPKFHITYGSLENMSFSYNKPEADFFEEGLFDYNHFGFDGIYGEVSNFRVAADTIELEAHQIHATESNIKKSVNELHAHFRFTKQLMTFGSLHAVVGKSIVRDSLVLAYDTVAAFSNFNEEVEILAEIKNSVIHTDDLAAFTTYMADKHDVYQITGKFRGKVNNFHLYQMETRFGKTSLLAGNIAFRGLPALDETLMDLNFNKSNVQTTDLIPYFYEQQNRVLQKFGRVKFNGNFIGFYNDFVTDGIFETDLGYFETDINLETTDNNYSGKILAKNFELGKLIDQQKYIGKINMKGQIEGRGLALSRANFNFNGTVNSIEVLNYPYQKIKTNGHFEEGLFRGKLTVDDPNIDLFIDGEVNFRDETFNFWSEIDSANLHYLGFTTDSAYLKTNVDARFSGLSWENVSGKLDFLESTLGYKDKGVSLSQLGIYTNKDSITSIRNASVNSELFELKTKGTFDLIDIYPDALEYLKQFSDHVELEEVEKEISQIEEAEINRRKKKNKEIKKLHNYWMDFDLSLYDINSIVNLFMDSVYLSPESTLKGNLTYGDTTELLLSYHADTLKYNNYEFVEDSLLLFTGRYRKKNSDTLDFLFESQLLSQKQNLDGFQTENLNITTSKLNNAILFNSSIAHALSEDEANLNGNIAFYPGHFDISLTNTNFLFLNERWIQNGLNRIVFADQDIHFEDVSFANQNHLLLLDGTISQDTSEIMNIMLKNFEMSMLNNYSNKKLDGVLNATVSIKDIYDAPRYISDISIDSLAIDEYFLGNLTANSTWSDKLERLIIDADLSREKYYSIDINGYYAPEAPDTEKFSLNAILKEAPLFIAEPFLKEVFTEIDGVATGKLQISGSPSSPLFDGILALKDGSLRVNYLNTTYSFEDTIFFDNDLLRFKNFGLTDHEGNTGKLNGSIYQGKSGSYEIDLWAAMNKLLVLNTKEGQDKLYYGTAIGTGSVHFSGPFSDLAINIQASTEKGTKIYIPLEGSENVEEQDFITFVSDIIKDSTNNITTEQEESFSLLFNMDLQINPDAYCEIIFDKKAGDIIRGNAAGNLRMEIDTKGEFRMFGDVEIVKGAYNFTLLNVVDKKFNILQGSHITWTGDPYKGLMDVQATYTQQASLSPLIIADSSIVNQPEIRRRYPVDVILNLKGELLQPIVDFDIDIKNYPATVAAGGFSISLESYVAAFEQRIKNDEQELNRQVFSLIVLRKLSPEDRFAGISGSAATGVSELLANQLSYWVSQVDENLEIDFDLGGLDADALNAFQLRLSYNFFDGRLRVTRAGDFTNQQNQTDASSILGDITVEYLLSPAGNLRVRMYRKSNDNSFNTGIENNSTAGVSVMHTRSFDSLFGKKKKEKKAKEEQKKNDEVATKSSEQKLINEEEE; via the coding sequence ATGAACTGGCTGTTAAGAACAGTTAGTAGTACCCTATTTGCTGTTTTAGTTTTATTGATGGGTATAATTATGTTTGTTCAATACCCTTTTATCCAAACAGTAATTACAGAAAAAGCTGCCAATTACCTTTCTCAAAACACAGGCTATAAAACAAGTATAGAGCTGGTAAACATAGACTGGTTTGATGTTATTAGACTTGAAAATGTCTATGTTAAAGACTCATCTGATAATGAAATGATCTACCTAAATGAATTGGTGATAGATTATCAGTTTAAAAATGTACTTCAAGGTGGCGATATATATCTAGATCAGGTAATTTTAAGAAGAGGGAGAGTAAATCTTTTAAGAGAAGAAACTCTTAATATGACAGGCTTTATTAATGCCATTCAAAATATGGCGAGAAGTAAAGAGCAGAAAAAAAAGAAGAAAAAACCAAAATTCCATATTACCTATGGTAGCCTAGAAAACATGTCTTTCAGCTACAATAAACCAGAGGCTGATTTTTTTGAAGAAGGATTGTTTGACTATAATCATTTCGGTTTTGATGGCATTTATGGTGAAGTAAGCAATTTTAGAGTTGCTGCTGATACTATTGAACTAGAAGCCCACCAAATTCATGCTACTGAAAGTAATATTAAAAAATCGGTAAATGAACTTCATGCGCATTTCAGGTTTACTAAACAACTCATGACTTTTGGAAGTTTGCATGCCGTTGTAGGAAAAAGTATTGTGAGAGACTCATTGGTTCTGGCTTATGATACTGTAGCCGCTTTTAGTAATTTTAATGAAGAGGTTGAGATTTTGGCAGAAATCAAAAACTCAGTAATTCACACTGATGATTTGGCTGCATTTACTACCTATATGGCCGATAAGCATGATGTTTATCAAATTACTGGAAAATTTAGAGGGAAGGTGAATAATTTCCATTTATACCAAATGGAAACACGTTTTGGAAAAACTAGCTTATTAGCCGGAAACATTGCTTTTAGAGGTTTACCTGCACTTGATGAAACACTAATGGATTTAAATTTCAATAAATCCAATGTTCAAACTACAGATCTAATCCCTTACTTTTATGAACAACAGAACAGAGTCTTGCAAAAATTTGGAAGAGTCAAATTCAATGGAAATTTTATTGGGTTCTATAATGACTTTGTGACTGATGGGATATTTGAAACTGATTTAGGTTATTTCGAAACAGACATAAACCTAGAAACCACTGATAACAACTATTCTGGGAAGATTCTGGCCAAAAACTTTGAGTTAGGCAAACTAATAGACCAACAAAAGTACATTGGTAAAATAAATATGAAAGGCCAGATTGAAGGTCGCGGTCTTGCGCTATCACGTGCCAATTTCAACTTTAACGGAACTGTTAATAGTATTGAAGTCCTTAATTATCCTTATCAAAAAATAAAAACTAATGGCCATTTTGAAGAAGGTTTATTTAGAGGGAAACTCACTGTAGACGACCCAAATATTGACCTATTTATTGATGGTGAAGTAAATTTTAGAGATGAGACATTCAATTTTTGGTCAGAAATAGATAGTGCAAATCTACATTACCTTGGTTTTACAACAGATAGTGCTTATTTAAAAACTAATGTAGATGCTCGTTTTAGTGGTTTAAGCTGGGAAAATGTTTCTGGTAAACTCGATTTTCTTGAAAGTACACTCGGCTATAAAGATAAAGGAGTATCGCTTTCACAATTAGGAATTTATACCAACAAAGATTCTATTACGAGTATCAGAAATGCCTCGGTAAACTCAGAGCTGTTTGAACTTAAAACTAAAGGCACATTTGATTTAATTGATATTTATCCTGATGCACTTGAATATCTGAAGCAGTTTTCTGACCATGTAGAGTTGGAAGAGGTTGAAAAAGAAATTAGTCAGATTGAGGAAGCAGAAATAAATAGAAGAAAAAAGAAAAATAAAGAGATAAAAAAACTGCATAATTACTGGATGGATTTCGATCTATCTCTCTACGATATTAACAGTATTGTAAACCTCTTTATGGATAGTGTTTATCTTTCTCCAGAGTCAACCTTAAAAGGAAATTTAACCTATGGAGACACTACAGAATTACTTTTAAGCTATCATGCAGATACTTTAAAGTACAATAATTATGAGTTTGTAGAAGATAGCCTCTTATTGTTTACTGGAAGATATAGAAAAAAGAATTCTGATACACTTGACTTCCTATTTGAAAGTCAATTACTATCTCAAAAACAAAACTTAGATGGTTTTCAAACCGAAAATTTAAATATCACTACCAGTAAATTAAATAATGCCATTCTGTTTAACTCTTCAATTGCCCATGCCCTTTCTGAAGATGAAGCAAACCTAAATGGAAACATTGCATTCTACCCTGGTCATTTTGATATCAGCTTGACTAATACAAACTTTTTATTTTTGAATGAAAGGTGGATTCAAAATGGTTTAAACAGAATTGTATTTGCAGATCAAGATATCCATTTTGAAGATGTGAGTTTTGCAAACCAAAATCACCTATTATTACTAGATGGGACTATTTCGCAAGACACCTCGGAAATTATGAATATTATGCTCAAAAACTTTGAAATGAGCATGTTAAACAACTACAGTAATAAAAAACTAGATGGTGTTTTAAATGCCACAGTTAGCATAAAAGACATTTACGATGCGCCAAGATATATTAGCGATATTTCAATAGATAGTTTAGCTATAGATGAATATTTTCTTGGAAACTTAACCGCTAATTCAACATGGAGTGATAAACTTGAAAGGCTCATAATAGATGCAGACTTGAGCAGAGAAAAATATTACTCTATTGACATTAATGGATATTATGCCCCAGAAGCACCTGATACAGAAAAGTTTAGTTTGAATGCAATCTTAAAAGAGGCACCACTCTTTATTGCAGAGCCCTTTTTAAAAGAAGTATTTACAGAAATTGACGGAGTCGCAACTGGAAAATTACAGATTTCAGGTTCACCTTCATCTCCACTATTTGATGGTATTTTAGCTTTAAAAGATGGAAGTCTTAGAGTAAATTATCTGAATACTACTTATAGTTTTGAAGATACTATCTTCTTTGATAATGATCTACTTCGATTCAAAAATTTCGGGCTTACAGATCACGAAGGAAATACTGGAAAATTAAACGGATCAATATACCAAGGGAAGTCTGGAAGTTACGAAATTGATCTATGGGCAGCAATGAACAAGTTGCTTGTTTTAAATACAAAAGAGGGACAAGATAAACTTTATTACGGAACTGCCATTGGAACTGGAAGTGTGCATTTTTCAGGTCCATTTTCAGATTTAGCAATTAATATTCAAGCATCTACAGAAAAAGGCACTAAGATTTATATTCCTTTAGAAGGTTCAGAAAATGTTGAAGAGCAAGACTTTATCACCTTTGTAAGTGATATTATAAAAGATTCTACAAATAACATTACCACAGAACAAGAAGAATCATTCTCCTTACTTTTTAATATGGATTTACAAATTAATCCGGATGCCTACTGCGAAATCATTTTTGATAAAAAAGCTGGTGATATTATTAGAGGTAATGCTGCTGGAAACCTCAGAATGGAAATAGATACTAAGGGTGAATTTAGAATGTTTGGTGATGTTGAAATTGTAAAAGGAGCCTATAACTTCACCTTACTAAATGTTGTCGATAAAAAATTTAATATTTTACAAGGTTCTCATATAACTTGGACAGGCGATCCATACAAAGGGTTAATGGATGTACAAGCTACTTATACCCAACAAGCATCATTGTCGCCATTAATTATAGCTGATAGTAGTATTGTAAACCAACCAGAAATTAGAAGAAGGTATCCTGTTGATGTAATACTAAATTTGAAAGGAGAATTACTTCAACCAATTGTTGATTTTGATATTGACATTAAAAACTATCCTGCTACTGTTGCTGCTGGTGGTTTTAGTATTTCATTAGAAAGTTATGTAGCTGCATTCGAACAAAGAATTAAAAACGACGAACAGGAGCTAAATAGACAGGTTTTTAGTTTGATAGTGCTGAGAAAACTTTCTCCTGAAGATCGATTTGCAGGTATTTCAGGATCTGCTGCAACAGGTGTAAGTGAGCTTTTGGCAAATCAGTTGAGTTATTGGGTTTCTCAGGTTGATGAAAACCTCGAAATAGATTTTGATTTGGGTGGATTAGATGCCGATGCACTTAATGCATTTCAGTTAAGGCTTTCA
- a CDS encoding outer membrane beta-barrel protein, translated as MTYKKLFLTVIVLFLFSISTNLFAQFSAAIGPGFASYSGDVSGEKFNDIRPALNMELWYQFNRNLYLKTGASIYQIAATDVFEDRNRDFKATNFELYTSLMLGGAPEWKLMPFGYAGVGLSTNDPQYAMNTDQGKVFLDAKELNTESRDIPGAELIVPMGIGLRYRLNDRIAIVADGGLRFTTSDLLDGLSTRTIEVASLSQEAVNYFETIRPNGINGAETIGNGNPEKNDVYGIFSVKILFNLNGNGRKSNSMPCPPFYSY; from the coding sequence ATGACATATAAGAAGCTTTTTTTAACTGTAATTGTACTATTTTTATTTAGCATTTCTACAAATTTATTCGCACAGTTTAGTGCTGCTATTGGTCCCGGCTTTGCAAGCTATTCAGGAGATGTATCCGGAGAAAAATTCAATGATATTAGACCAGCTCTTAATATGGAGCTATGGTATCAATTCAATCGAAACCTCTACTTAAAAACGGGAGCTAGTATTTATCAAATTGCAGCTACAGATGTTTTCGAAGATAGAAATAGAGATTTTAAAGCGACAAATTTTGAGCTTTATACTTCACTAATGCTTGGTGGAGCTCCAGAGTGGAAGCTTATGCCTTTTGGTTATGCAGGTGTTGGCTTATCAACAAATGACCCTCAATATGCAATGAACACTGATCAGGGAAAAGTCTTTCTTGATGCAAAAGAATTGAATACAGAAAGTAGAGATATACCAGGTGCAGAACTTATAGTTCCTATGGGTATTGGATTAAGATATAGATTGAATGATAGAATTGCTATTGTTGCTGATGGAGGCTTAAGGTTTACCACTTCTGATTTACTTGATGGGCTTAGTACTCGAACAATTGAAGTGGCTTCACTTAGTCAAGAAGCTGTAAATTATTTTGAGACAATTAGACCAAATGGGATTAATGGTGCCGAAACTATTGGAAATGGTAATCCAGAGAAAAATGATGTATATGGTATTTTCTCAGTAAAGATATTGTTTAACTTAAATGGGAATGGTAGAAAATCTAACAGTATGCCATGCCCGCCATTTTATAGCTATTAA